A genomic window from Megalobrama amblycephala isolate DHTTF-2021 linkage group LG2, ASM1881202v1, whole genome shotgun sequence includes:
- the pvalb7 gene encoding parvalbumin-7, which produces MAMKNLLKDDDIKKALDQFKAVDSFDHKKFFDVVGLKALSADNVKLVFKALDVDASGFIEEEELKFVLKGFSADGRDLTDKETKAFLAAADKDGDGKIGIDEFEALVHE; this is translated from the exons ATGGCCATGAAAAACCTTTTGAAAGATGATGATATCAAAAAAGCCCTTGATCAATTCAAAG CTGTGGACAGCTTCGACCACAAGAAGTTCTTTGACGTGGTGGGGCTGAAGGCTCTGTCTGCTGACAATGTGAAGTTGGTGTTCAAAGCTCTGGACGTGGATGCCAGCGGCTTCATCGAGGAGGAGGAGCTTAA GTTTGTGCTGAAGGGTTTTTCTGCAGATGGCAGAGATCTTACTGATAAGGAGACCAAAGCATTCCTTGCTGCTGCCGACAAGGAtggagatgggaaaattggcaTTGATG AATTTGAAGCTTTGGTGCACGAGTAA
- the baiap2l2b gene encoding brain-specific angiogenesis inhibitor 1-associated protein 2-like protein 2 isoform X2: MSGVNSDLLHRSTLSVYNNLMDQFNPGLQKLVTLGNSYIKAFQALTLTSEAYFSALAMMGEQALNTLSSRSLGDVLIQISETQRKLTAEVEGVFCWFQVEVLQAMDKNVKLDEEYIEGSRRVYELEVRNQAAALERQLRRGAFRDSLEGSEYMQYLRQSQHEILKEEERRYRFLAEKHCGLTQSLLYLINKTGVSLQQRADGWKEKVSESRSSRPRTPTPSDQEAQLKSSLGSLLQTGDREMDREPLGRVPSRAPSPLPSRSRSSSVGESLGLGGGRSMRAIVSHPASSNPVLLPFSRGDVLTVLISEPRNGWLYGRHDSSLRQGWFPAAYVASVEDFIPLGSSSTSHRSHSMNNLLEPTSQSEYSDTQSYSDFPSPVVSMRRASVDLRPNSPLPEKKVESNNEVKTSQKTYHEIPPPAVPLHRGSADIRTISSLPDRRAESHFESKVEHKNFNELPPPAPPLPNSPLPERKTESTSERPSTHGQPPEHPLFPRGSNPFATVKLRPTVTNDRSAPRIH, from the exons ATGTCTGGTGTGAACAGTGACCTCCTACATAGATCAACTTTGAGTGTTTATAAT AACCTCATGGATCAGTTTAATCCAGGCCTGCAAAAGCTGGTTACTTTAGGAAACAGCTACATCAAGGCTTTTCAAG CTTTGACTCTGACAAGTGAGGCCTACTTCAGTGCTCTTGCTATGATGGGTGAGCAAGCTCTCAACACATTATCATCCAGATCACTTG GTGATGTGTTGATTCAGATATCAGAGACCCAGCGGAAGTTGACGGCTGAAGTGGAGGGTGTG TTCTGCTGGTTCCAAGTGGAGGTTCTGCAAGCTATGGACAAGAACGTGAAACTGGATGAAGAATATATTGAA gGCAGCCGTAGAGTGTATGAATTGGAAGTGAGGAATCAGGCTGCAGCACTGGAGCGACAGCTGAGGCGTGGTGCGTTCAGAGACTCGCTG GAGGGCAGTGAGTACATGCAGTACCTGAGGCAGAGCCAGCATGAAATTCTCAAAGAGGAAGAAAGGAGGTATCGTTTCCTGGCCGAAAAGCACTGCGGACTTACACAGTCACTACTATACCTTATCAACAAG ACGGGAGTATCTCTCCAGCAGAGAGCAGATGGATGGAAAGAAAAAGTTAGTGAGAGCAGAAGTTCCAGACCTCGAACACCCACTCCATCAGATCAAGAAGCCCAG TTAAAGAGTTCTCTGGGCTCTCTGCTGCAGACTGGAGATCGAGAAATGGACCGTGAGCCGCTGGGCAGAGTGCCCTCTAGAG CCCCATCTCCTCTCCCTAGTCGTTCCCGCTCCAGCTCTGTAGGTGAATCTTTGGGTCTGGGTGGTGGCCGCTCCATGAGGGCCATTGTGTCCCACCCCGCTTCATCCAATCCAGTCCTGCTGCCTTTTTCCCGTGGTGACGTGCTTACTGTACTCATATCAGAACCACGCAACGGTTGGCTGTACGGACGCCATGATTCAAGCCTCCG tcaaGGTTGGTTTCCTGCTGCCTATGTGGCATCCGTTGAAGACTTTATACCTTTGGGCTCAAG TAGTACGTCACACCGAAGCCACAGCATGAACAACCTCCTGGAGCcaaccagccaatcagaatattCAGACACCCAGAGCTACAGTGACTTCCCGTCCCCAGTGGTATCTATGCGTCGTGCGTCGGTGGATCTTCGCCCAAACTCTCCCCTCCCTGAAAAGAAGGTGGAGTCTAACAACGAGGTCAAGACCAGCCAGAAAACCTACCATGAGATCCCGCCCCCAGCTGTACCACTCCACCGTGGATCAGCTGACATTAGAACAATATCTTCCCTCCCTGACAGGAGGGCGGAGTCTCATTTTGAGAGCAAAGTAGAGCACAAAAATTTTAATGAACTCCCACCTCCAGCTCCGCCCCTTCCAAACTCTCCTTTGCCTGAGAGAAAGACCGAATCAACCTCCGAG AGGCCATCTACTCATGGACAACCACCAGAGCACCCTCTTTTCCCCAG AGGATCAAATCCTTTTGCCACCGTAAAGCTCCGGCCCACAGTCACCAACGACAGATCAGCACCACGGATTCACTGA
- the baiap2l2b gene encoding brain-specific angiogenesis inhibitor 1-associated protein 2-like protein 2 isoform X1, whose protein sequence is MCIKALTLTSEAYFSALAMMGEQALNTLSSRSLGDVLIQISETQRKLTAEVEGVFCWFQVEVLQAMDKNVKLDEEYIEGSRRVYELEVRNQAAALERQLRRGAFRDSLEGSEYMQYLRQSQHEILKEEERRYRFLAEKHCGLTQSLLYLINKTGVSLQQRADGWKEKVSESRSSRPRTPTPSDQEAQLKSSLGSLLQTGDREMDREPLGRVPSRAPSPLPSRSRSSSVGESLGLGGGRSMRAIVSHPASSNPVLLPFSRGDVLTVLISEPRNGWLYGRHDSSLRQGWFPAAYVASVEDFIPLGSSTSHRSHSMNNLLEPTSQSEYSDTQSYSDFPSPVVSMRRASVDLRPNSPLPEKKVESNNEVKTSQKTYHEIPPPAVPLHRGSADIRTISSLPDRRAESHFESKVEHKNFNELPPPAPPLPNSPLPERKTESTSERPSTHGQPPEHPLFPRGSNPFATVKLRPTVTNDRSAPRIH, encoded by the exons atgtgtatcaAAGCTTTGACTCTGACAAGTGAGGCCTACTTCAGTGCTCTTGCTATGATGGGTGAGCAAGCTCTCAACACATTATCATCCAGATCACTTG GTGATGTGTTGATTCAGATATCAGAGACCCAGCGGAAGTTGACGGCTGAAGTGGAGGGTGTG TTCTGCTGGTTCCAAGTGGAGGTTCTGCAAGCTATGGACAAGAACGTGAAACTGGATGAAGAATATATTGAA gGCAGCCGTAGAGTGTATGAATTGGAAGTGAGGAATCAGGCTGCAGCACTGGAGCGACAGCTGAGGCGTGGTGCGTTCAGAGACTCGCTG GAGGGCAGTGAGTACATGCAGTACCTGAGGCAGAGCCAGCATGAAATTCTCAAAGAGGAAGAAAGGAGGTATCGTTTCCTGGCCGAAAAGCACTGCGGACTTACACAGTCACTACTATACCTTATCAACAAG ACGGGAGTATCTCTCCAGCAGAGAGCAGATGGATGGAAAGAAAAAGTTAGTGAGAGCAGAAGTTCCAGACCTCGAACACCCACTCCATCAGATCAAGAAGCCCAG TTAAAGAGTTCTCTGGGCTCTCTGCTGCAGACTGGAGATCGAGAAATGGACCGTGAGCCGCTGGGCAGAGTGCCCTCTAGAG CCCCATCTCCTCTCCCTAGTCGTTCCCGCTCCAGCTCTGTAGGTGAATCTTTGGGTCTGGGTGGTGGCCGCTCCATGAGGGCCATTGTGTCCCACCCCGCTTCATCCAATCCAGTCCTGCTGCCTTTTTCCCGTGGTGACGTGCTTACTGTACTCATATCAGAACCACGCAACGGTTGGCTGTACGGACGCCATGATTCAAGCCTCCG tcaaGGTTGGTTTCCTGCTGCCTATGTGGCATCCGTTGAAGACTTTATACCTTTGGGCTCAAG TACGTCACACCGAAGCCACAGCATGAACAACCTCCTGGAGCcaaccagccaatcagaatattCAGACACCCAGAGCTACAGTGACTTCCCGTCCCCAGTGGTATCTATGCGTCGTGCGTCGGTGGATCTTCGCCCAAACTCTCCCCTCCCTGAAAAGAAGGTGGAGTCTAACAACGAGGTCAAGACCAGCCAGAAAACCTACCATGAGATCCCGCCCCCAGCTGTACCACTCCACCGTGGATCAGCTGACATTAGAACAATATCTTCCCTCCCTGACAGGAGGGCGGAGTCTCATTTTGAGAGCAAAGTAGAGCACAAAAATTTTAATGAACTCCCACCTCCAGCTCCGCCCCTTCCAAACTCTCCTTTGCCTGAGAGAAAGACCGAATCAACCTCCGAG AGGCCATCTACTCATGGACAACCACCAGAGCACCCTCTTTTCCCCAG AGGATCAAATCCTTTTGCCACCGTAAAGCTCCGGCCCACAGTCACCAACGACAGATCAGCACCACGGATTCACTGA